Proteins found in one Triticum urartu cultivar G1812 chromosome 4, Tu2.1, whole genome shotgun sequence genomic segment:
- the LOC125552378 gene encoding NHP2-like protein 1, whose protein sequence is MSQETVNPKAYPLADSQLTITILDLVQQAANYKQLKKGANEATKTLNRGISEFVVMAADTEPLEILLHLPLLAEDKNVPYVFVPSKQALGRACGVTRPVIACSVTSNEGSQLKQPIQSLKDAIEKLLI, encoded by the exons ATG AGTCAGGAGACGGTCAACCCCAAGGCCTACCCGCTGGCGGACTCGCAGCTGACGATAACGATCCTCGACCTCGTCCAGCAGGCCGCCAACTACAAGCAGCTCAAGAAGGGCGCCAACGAAG CGACCAAGACTCTCAACAGGGGAATATCGGAGTTCGTGGTGATGGCAGCTGACACGGAACCGCTCGAAATCCTCCTCCACCTCCCGTTGCTTGCGGAGGACAAG AATGTGCCATATGTCTTTGTCCCTTCAAAGCAAGCCCTTGGGCGTGCTTGTGGAGTGACCAGGCCGGTCATTGCTTGTTCAGTGACCAGCAACGAGGGTAGCCAGCTGAAACAGCCCATTCAGAGTCTTAAG GATGCTATCGAGAAGCTTCTCATATGA